A DNA window from Burkholderia sp. HI2500 contains the following coding sequences:
- a CDS encoding DedA family protein: MNQLTTLVPFGVALSVAGANSIACLVGLSLIERLIPVLPSHVLLTTIGVASAQGAWTLPEAIVVTALGSFAGCLLHYALGNLWPEDSVLALLRRVAPLGRLQPARMDALIDGIRARPTRLALWSQLVPFVRLVAPALAGLLETSFVRFASGAAAGIALWNTLFITAGYLAAQAAA; this comes from the coding sequence ATGAACCAGCTCACCACGCTCGTCCCGTTCGGCGTCGCGCTCAGCGTGGCCGGCGCCAACAGCATCGCCTGCCTCGTCGGCCTGTCGCTGATCGAGCGGCTGATTCCGGTGCTGCCGTCCCACGTGCTCCTCACGACGATCGGCGTCGCCAGCGCGCAGGGCGCATGGACACTGCCGGAAGCCATCGTCGTCACGGCGCTCGGCAGCTTCGCGGGCTGCCTGTTGCATTACGCGCTCGGCAACCTGTGGCCGGAAGACAGCGTGCTGGCCCTGCTGCGCCGCGTCGCGCCGCTGGGCAGGCTGCAGCCCGCGCGAATGGACGCGCTGATCGACGGCATCCGCGCGCGGCCCACGCGGCTCGCCCTCTGGTCGCAACTGGTGCCGTTCGTCCGGCTCGTCGCGCCGGCGCTCGCCGGCTTGCTGGAAACGAGTTTCGTGCGATTCGCGTCCGGCGCCGCAGCCGGCATCGCGCTCTGGAACACGCTGTTCATCACGGCGGGCTACCTGGCCGCGCAAGCGGCCGCCTAG